In the genome of Rhodoferax fermentans, one region contains:
- a CDS encoding DUF1883 domain-containing protein yields the protein MSFLQFDLGSRQRGEIVEITLTSGANVRLMTSSEFSNYKSGRRHQYIGGLAKQSPIRLQVPSSGHWYVAVDMQGLRGSTRASVRTLPGMLPEIREAPLSSVPSLVREQPPQVEPGVEVFDVFISHASEDKDTIVRSLAVELVGKGLKVWYDEFTLRIGDSLRQKIDKGLAKSRVGLVVLSPSFVSKGWTNYELDGIVTRTVSGEQILLPIWHNITKQEVIDFSPSLADKVARSTATHTVQEIANEIAELLRGR from the coding sequence TTGAGCTTTTTGCAGTTCGATCTTGGCAGCCGACAGCGCGGCGAGATTGTTGAGATAACCCTCACGAGTGGTGCCAACGTACGCCTAATGACGAGTTCGGAGTTCTCAAACTACAAGAGTGGTCGCCGGCACCAATACATTGGAGGGCTGGCCAAGCAGTCTCCTATCCGCCTACAGGTCCCAAGTTCCGGGCACTGGTATGTGGCCGTTGATATGCAAGGACTTCGTGGAAGTACCCGGGCCTCCGTTCGCACGTTGCCGGGAATGCTGCCCGAGATACGGGAGGCACCGCTGTCATCTGTTCCAAGCTTGGTGCGGGAACAACCGCCACAAGTTGAACCGGGGGTTGAAGTCTTCGACGTGTTTATCTCCCATGCGTCCGAAGACAAGGACACTATTGTGAGGTCACTTGCTGTCGAGTTGGTGGGTAAGGGGCTCAAGGTTTGGTACGACGAATTCACCCTCCGCATCGGCGATAGCCTGAGACAAAAGATCGACAAGGGCTTGGCAAAAAGCCGGGTTGGGCTGGTCGTCCTCTCGCCGTCGTTTGTATCGAAGGGCTGGACTAACTACGAGCTCGACGGGATCGTTACTCGCACTGTGTCCGGCGAGCAGATTCTTCTGCCTATCTGGCACAACATCACAAAGCAAGAAGTTATCGACTTCAGTCCGTCGCTTGCAGACAAGGTTGCCCGCAGTACGGCAACCCACACCGTGCAAGAAATCGCAAACGAAATCGCCGAATTGCTGAGAGGGCGCTAA